From one Cardiocondyla obscurior isolate alpha-2009 linkage group LG06, Cobs3.1, whole genome shotgun sequence genomic stretch:
- the LOC139103711 gene encoding protein DOP1 homolog isoform X3, whose protein sequence is MGSIALEEYELMKDPKYRVYVSAVDKALKSFEYTSEWADLISALGKLNKVLLSHMKFPVIPRRIKISKRLAQCMHPALPSGVHLKALETYDIIFKCMGTNRLSHELFIYSAGLFPLLGHAAMNVRPSLLTVYETHFVPLGERLRPGLSGFLSGVLLGLEDGSDHFDRTNSLLEKVCEGVGAEHFYACLWDCLASNSGIRLPAISFVLAHFNKKLLMEEQKYIMGTNTKIMISALCAGVQDTSVLVQRSALDFLLIGFPMHNSQLMHQDMILLIKAALATILRRDMSLNRRLFAWLLGTEVSTSILKKKNHTTTNTKENITYFDMYSKEMLVEAIKHLLKEVCEENSQDLKPYRILVSLLDKVDIGPIILDDILFEVFRTFYNACKQSVSNHVPKTNEVVKSANLLFSTLEPSYIWIHCGHLFEKACNSRAKMQVAIEDTAVKSVGSGMPNLVEVCVLIEFLLETVSLDAFIDTPSEHLPGLFYEIISKLLYHSNILSPVEISKSLKLCAKILSKVQPTMITAHADKCEVDNKLDTSLNNITVPNDNSLTAIPLEKSQSDSKLNKPDTSNIPFAEKSPSTRRRANSGGAAKRSDKKSKKKASKSTSKLNDTYTIQADGSSISVVVSEDTKPLSRNKSMDDIKASCIEVDGISSSKNQSSDSGLSMLKHLKNVTPMGSTGSLCRGPSPAFQAQHSMLEKCLRQYEIFYVKLISNRILSKERTVQDMFDHLVVSCPRKSFDERMRYLEFLLNSKLNLDDSGFFSRDTSVAEDTKCLDIFHLFLDMATHSEWIEAMKIASSLFVELSTFPKYFLPGDDVLVEEEPKLEHSLPDWLKVLIVCSCWLQKQPALQLTSIATLLDLVALLKAHNDLETHSKSGEGVTTVIIVPLLKQWHISYLMQYTNVFQVLAHSLWHHLGELPAHKFRMRCVELLHELHHALYNSCDAVEDLIGSALTSENPEKRIEAFGRFATLWHLGREIETNPRLHGCLRTFDQSLLKILDNLQLADNSPLKLQAQSWLLHSLMRGDISRVIDPLLTILLDPSTCRMSVLHVSIQHSNTVLTKNDPVEEKSEIQDDTEGAAKIYAISSVDGNVIYHVSDNVDEDKKWKKGKKKKQAINPVKIKRIFAVTTLATGDNCNHYVTERNQFMKELEVPPSISGNRKISVFVNPLSINCNENSNDSFTEDDSLPSMRKGNLTTELLKNATRFKKIDFDKGSTASLDESLFESANSSLKTKDKSSYKKLNDDIDSSSDSITNSLDSSSPEVTNKQSKQKKETVLMPGSSREVAGTIIKGKYYSTNEFSTNYDHDIGSFEASAEVPSWTMDEDDGELDVSTTAEEYFSNSSISIVEEILNQVFDRAMQLCDVTEPSKNEDVPQHNAKTNRNVGLGVHNLHSHMLLYCGVYDSARTLYGLRTLRNQLLTNTRMFLCCAATTGVTNATKNTVLLNLLARHRKSVFGRNFHGDIANTEFIAAYRSSMYLEVLISVCLYFARSYYPNLGQMRLTYEEIAGNRQVQLASAELLTLIFSELIPIVRDSGKGFSCYIVDLLTKCKVQKVALHCLVSSVMSMKNAHKENEDVSTFTEEIVLFNDPFIDSDVNKCKYRASDHTEAFQIQLLRLLLALIMLEHQCSSQKGEEINSTISPVPSSPIRTNLIGNSLKYVSGAAIPQQPMFLASILSALQLDHMRYLHQHWTTLVTSSLPFMGPSLTSVVTSVIHQLCSNIEHLASYYINEETTLTSKLQDISKVECCLPADYTVTHLEALTYLLHYCLLDTSQQIGFSFNQPLSGTIQTGIPGANPGQIFNNLIHVFMPSPLSPDLSTAKDKTGANELQQHARRTALSHLPRIIASLSALWQAVLATKDNEQASCVVGSPRIVKYQLLELLSPISFHHGANFLAAVAVAWHERRQPPATSKKVLPEACPNQQVMVHLVSAIRVMPIDTLVHTVHQVVKTPPPIHGIKQDFSLEVSVLELLYVYMQSNTSQSLIESWTSLLSLLKDGLSLTAPAQFLLLAILNEYVQKCPPMQEKKDIKDLQDVSAKLIESCSQIAGACLEQTTWLRRNLAVREDVFEVVEGSSEVTPGTPPNAAYSVQAQAVLAEILAPLLDVSYGSQEKERVVTLLTNLMYNVTPYLKNHTIKNIASFTACSQLLASLSGYQYTRKAWRKDVLDLLLDSAFFQMIPACLPYWRTIIDNLMTHDNTTFRDLMNRVSMAQGSGISIFSSKEQEYEQKAQLLKRLAFVILCSEMDQYHKYMPEIQERLADSLRLPQVIPSIQAQVFLCFRVLLLRMSPQHATSLWPVIVSELVQVFLHIEQELSTDSEEFSRHSSSHIKLLSVLDSSWAVNASNGLQAHGHPHWLQLQLAAAKLLDLALLLPAHRLPQFQMYKWAFVGDAAAGCMDNNNLSSDFVPHITRIAKLMDSKFKPESPPPKRNPGELLLTSNNVRSLQDLHYFFSSLSRATCDTYMLINNTQLESVIEQDFLEKMPAVPTR, encoded by the exons ATGGGTTCCATCGCTCTGGAGGAGTACGAGCTAATGAAGGACCCCAAGTATCGGGT CTATGTGTCCGCGGTCGACAAGGCCTTGAAGAGCTTCGAGTACACGAGCGAATGGGCAGATTTAATTTCTGCCTTAGGAAAGCTCAACAAGGTATTGTTGAGTCATATGAAGTTTCCTGTTATTCCAAGGAGAATCAAAATATCGAAAAGATTAGCCCAATGCATGCATCCAGCATTACCTTCTGGTGTTCACTTGAAAGCTTTAGAAACGTacgacattatttttaaatgtatggGCACTAATAGACTGAGTCATGAGCTCTTTATTTATAGCGCAG gGCTGTTTCCGTTGTTGGGCCATGCTGCTATGAATGTCAGACCGTCGTTATTGACGGTATATGAAACACACTTTGTGCCACTCGGCGAAAGATTGAGACCAGGGTTAAGTGGTTTTTTAAGCGGTGTTTTATTGGGCCTAGAAGATGGATCTGATCATTTTGATAG AACTAACTCCTTACTGGAGAAAGTATGCGAAGGTGTGGGTGCAGAACACTTTTACGCGTGTCTTTGGGACTGTTTGGCATCAAATTCAGGCATTCGATTACCTGCAATATCATTTGTGCTTGCACACTTTAACAAGAAACTGTTGATGGaagagcaaaaatatattatgggTACTAATACGAAAATTATG ATTTCAGCTTTATGCGCCGGAGTGCAAGATACTTCGGTACTAGTACAGAGAAGCGCCCTAGATTTTCTATTGATAGGCTTTCCTATGCACAACAGTCAATTGATGCATCAAGATatgatattgttaataaaagcTGCTTTAGCTACTATATTACGAAGAGACATGAGTTTaaatag acGTTTATTTGCTTGGCTATTGGGCACTGAAGTAAGCACAtcgattttaaagaaaaaaaaccacaCAACAACAAATACTAAAGAGAATATAACATATTTTGATATGTACTCAAAAGAAATGCTAGTTGAAGCGATAAAACATCTACTTAAAGAAGTGTGCGAAGAAAATTCACAAGATTTAAAGCCATATAGAATACTTGTTTCGTTACTTGATAAGGTGGATATTGGACCAATAATTTTGGATGATATTCTGTTTGAAGTGTTcag GACATTTTATAATGCATGCAAACAATCGGTGTCGAATCATGTACCAAAAACAAATGAAGTAGTGAAATCTGCAAATTTGCTATTCTCAACTTTGGAACCGTCGTATATTTGGATACATTGCGGGCATTTATTTGAGAAAGCGTGTAATTCTAGAGCAAAGATGCAAGTTGCGATCGAAGACACCGCTGTGAAATCGGTCGGTAGTGGAATGCCGAATCTTGTCGAAGTATGCGTGCTAATAGAGTTCTTACTCGAAACAGTGTCGTTGGACGCGTTTATAGACACGCCGTCTGAGCATCTTCCTggattattttacgaaataattagtAAACTCTTGTATCACAGTAATATTCTTTCTCCAGTGGAAATTTCAAAAAGTCTCAAACTATGCGCCAAAATCTTGTCAAAAGTACAACCAACGATGATAACAGCTCACGCGGATAAGTGTGAAGTGGATAACAAATTAGACACATctctaaataatattacagttCCCAATGATAATTCTTTAACAGCAATTCCTTTAGAGAAAAGTCAATCGGACAGTAAATTGAATAAGCCCGACACATCCAATATTCCTTTCGCAGAGAAAAGCCCAAGTACAAGAAGAAGAGCCAATTCTGGTGGCGCAGCTAAAAGAAGTGATAAAAAGTCAAAGAAAAAAGCGAGCAAAAGCACTTCTAAATTAAACGACACGTATACCATACAAGCTGATGGCAGTAGCATATCTGTCGTAGTGAGTGAAGATACGAAACCTTTATCTAGAAATAAAAGCATGGACGATATTAAAGCGAGTTGCATTGAAGTCGATGGAATTTCTTCGTCGAAAAATCAATCGTCAGACAGCGGTTTATCCATGTTAAAACACCTGAAAAATGTTACTCCAATGGGATCGACGGGATCCTTATGTAGAGGACCATCTCCAGCGTTTCAGGCACAGCATTCCATGTTGGAAAAGTGCCTCCGgcaatatgaaatattttacgttaaattaattagtaatcGGATACTTAGCAAAGAGAGAACAGTGCAGGATATGTTTGACCATTTAGTAGTCTCTTGTCCTAGAAAAAGTTTCGATGAAAGAATGCGTTACTTGGAATTCCtgttaaattctaaattaaatttggatGACTCTGGATTCTTTAGTCGAGACACATCCGTAGCCGAAGATACTAAGTGCCtggatatttttcatttattccTCGACATGGCAACGCACTCGGAATGGATCGAAGCCATGAAAATAGCGTCCAGCTTATTTGTCGAACTGTCCACATTTCCAAAATACTTTTTACCTGGTGATGACGTACTTGTGGAAGAGGAGCCAAAATTAGAGCATTCACTTCCGGATTGGTTGAAAGTGTTAATAGTTTGTTCATGCTGGTTGCAAAAGCAGCCCGCGTTACAATTAACTAGCATCGCCACGTTACTCGATTTAGTAGCATTATTGAAGGCACACAATGATTTAGAAACACATTCGAAAAGTGGAGAAGGTGTGACGACAGTTATTATTGTGCCTCTGTTAAAGCAGTGGCATATAAGTTACTTAATGCAGTATACTAACGTGTTTCAG gTACTGGCACATTCCTTGTGGCATCATTTGGGCGAGCTACCCGCTCATAAGTTTAGAATGCGTTGCGTAGAACTGTTACACGAATTGCATCATGCTTTATACAATTCCTGCGACGCGGTCGAAGACCTGATTGGATCCGCTCTTACTTCAGAGAATCCCGAGAAAAGAATTGAGGCATTCGGAAGATTCGCTACTCTGTGGCATTTAGGTCGAGAAATCGAAACAAACCCAAGGTTGCATGGCTGTCTCCGAACTTTTGACCA ATCTTTGTTGAAAATCTTGGATAATCTTCAACTTGCGGATAACTCGCCATTAAAATTACAAGCTCAGTCGTGGCTCCTACATTCCTTGATGCGCGGCGATATATCGCGCGTAATAGATCCCCTATTGACAATATTATTAGATCCATCCACATGTCGAATGAGTGTCCTTCATGTGAGTATACAACACAGTAATACCGTCCTAACGAAAAACGATCCTGTGGAGGAAAAATCAGAAATTCAGGATGACACGGAAGGTGCCGCAAAAATTTACGCGATTAGTTCAGTCGATGGTAATGTGATATATCACGTGAGTGATAACGTGGACgaagataaaaagtggaagaaaggtaaaaagaaaaagcaagcAATAAatcctgtaaaaataaaacgaattttTGCGGTGACAACTCTAGCGACTGGTGATAATTGCAATCACTATGTTACGGAGAGAAATCAGTTCATGAAAGAGCTCGAAGTACCGCCCAGTATATCCGGCAATAGGAAGATTTCCGTATTCGTGAATCCTCTCTCGATCAACTGTAATGAAAATTCGAATGACTCCTTTACAGAGGATGACTCGTTGCCTAGTATGCGTAAGGGAAACTTAACAACAGAGTTGTTAAAAAATGCCACTCGTTTcaagaaaattgatttcgaCAAAGGTTCTACTGCCAGTTTAGACGAAAGTCTTTTCGAATCGGCAAATTCTAGTTTGAAAACGAAAGATAAAAGTAgctacaaaaaattaaatgacgaCATAGATTCGTCATCGGATTCCATAACGAATAGTCTGGACTCGAGTAGTCCCGAAGTAACTAATAAGCAGTCTAAACAGAAAAAGGAAACTGTCTTAATGCCTGGCAGTTCCAGAGAAGTTGCGGGCACTATCATAAAGGGCAAATATTACAGCACGAATGAATTTAGCACAAATTACGACCATGATATCGGTAGCTTTGAAGCGAGCGCAGAGGTGCCGAGCTGGACGATGGACGAGGACGACGGTGAACTGGATGTTAGCACCACTGCAGAAGAGTACTTCAGTAATTCCAGTATCAGTATAGTCGAAGAAATTCTCAATCAAGTATTTGATCGCGCAATGCAATTGTGCGATGTTACCGAACCATCTAAAAAC GAGGATGTTCCACAACATAACGCAAAAACTAATCGAAATGTCGGCCTGGGTGTTCATAATCTTCATTCTCACATGTTGCTCTACTGCGGAGTATATGATTCGGCCAGAACTCTTTATGGTTTACGCACCCTCAGGAACCAACTATTAACGAATACGCGAATGTTTTTGTGCTGCGCGGCAACGACCGGTGTAACAAATGCAACAAAGAACACAGTACTGTTGAACTTGTTAGCGAGACATAGGAAAAGTGTTTTTGGCCGCAACTTTCATGGCGATATAGCAAATACGGAATTTATCGCGGCATACAGAAGTAGTATGTATCTCGAAGTATTGATAAGCGTATGTCTGTACTTTGCGAGAAGTTATTATCCAAATCTGGGTCAAATGAGACTTACATACGAAGAAATTGCCGGTAACCGTCAG gtACAACTTGCGAGTGCAGAACTACTGACGCTGATATTTTCCGAATTAATCCCGATCGTTCGCGACTCGGGAAAAGGCTTTAGCTGCTATATAGTTGATTTATTGACTAAATGTAAAGTACAAAAAGTGGCTCTGCATTGTCTTGTATCCAGTGTTATGAGCATGAAGAACGCTCATAAAGAAAACGAGGATGTTTCCACGTTTACTGAAGAAATTGTATTGTTTAATGATCCGTTCATCGACAGTGACGTTAACAAATGTAAATATAGAGCAAGCGATCATACAGAAGCTTttcaaatacaattattacg gtTATTGTTAGCGTTAATTATGTTGGAGCATCAGTGCAGTAGtcaaaaaggagaagaaattaattcaacgatATCACCCGTACCAAGCTCGCCGATTCGGACAAACTTGATCGGAAATAGTTTGAAATATGTCTCTGGGGCAGCAATACCACAGCAACCAATGTTCCTTGCTAGTATTCTTAGCGCCCTACAACTC GATCACATGAGATATCTTCATCAACATTGGACCACTCTTGTTACATCTAGTTTACCATTTATGGGGCCGTCTTTAACATCTGTCGTAACATCGGTTATTCACCAATTGTGCAGTAATATTGAGCATTTGGCATCGTATTACATTAACGAAGAAACAACATTGACATCAAAATTACAAGATATAAGTAAAGTGGAGTGCTGTTTACCTGCCGATTATACTGTGACGCATTTAGAGGCTTTAACATACTTGCTGCATTATTGTTTATTGGACACTTCTCAACAAATTGGATTTTCGTTTAATCAGCCTTTAAGTGGTACGATACAAACAGGGATTCCTGGTGCTAATCCCGGACAGATATTCAATAATCTTATACACGTCTTTATGCCTAGTCCACTTTCACCG gATTTATCCACAGCGAAAGATAAAACAGGCGCGAACGAGTTGCAGCAGCATGCTAGAAGAACAGCGTTGAGCCATTTGCCGAGAATAATAGCATCATTGTCTGCATTATGGCAAGCGGTTTTAGCAACAAAAGACAA CGAACAAGCCAGTTGTGTAGTAGGTAGTCCGAGAATAGTCAAATATCAATTGTTGGAACTTTTGTCTCCAATCTCTTTTCATCATGGAGCCAACTTTTTGGCTGCAGTCGCGGTTGCCTGGCACGAAAGGCGTCAACCACCCGCTACGTCGAAGAAG GTACTTCCAGAAGCTTGCCCTAATCAACAAGTAATGGTCCATCTTGTTAGTGCAATTCGTGTCATGCCGATTGATACTTTGGTGCACACCGTGCATCAAGTAGTAAAAACTCCACCGCCCATACATGGAATCAAGCAAGATTTTTCATTAGAAGTCTCGGTGTTAGAATTACTTTATGTCTATATGCAGAGTAACACGTCGCAGTCGCTTATCGAATCTTGGACATCTTTACTCAGTTTATTGAAGGACGGTTTATCGTTAACAGCTCCTGCCCAATTTCTTTTGTTGGCTATACTAAATGAATATGTACAAAAATGCCCACCTATGCAAGAGAAGAAAGATATCAAAGACCTGCAAGACGTATCTGCAAag ttGATCGAATCGTGTTCGCAAATAGCCGGTGCCTGTTTAGAGCAAACTACATGGCTAAGAAGAAATTTAGCCGTCCGAGAGGACGTCTTTGAAGTGGTGGAAGGCTCTTCGGAAG TAACACCCGGAACGCCACCTAATGCAGCATACAGCGTTCAAGCGCAAGCAGTATTAGCAGAAATACTTGCACCACTTTTAGATGTCAGTTACGGTTCGCAAGAAAAAGAGCGTGTGGTAACGCTCCTAACAAATCTCATGTACAATGTTACACCTTACTTAAAGAATCACAC aataaaaaatattgcctCGTTCACTGCTTGCTCTCAACTGTTGGCTTCTTTATCGGGATATCAGTACACGAGGAAGGCATGGCGCAAAGATGTTTTAGATTTGTTACTCGACTCTGCCTTTTTTCAAATGATACCAGCCTGTTTACCGTATTGGAGAACTATAATAGACAATTTGATGACACACGACAATACTACATTTAGAGATTTAATGA ATCGTGTCTCCATGGCTCAAGGCAGCGGAATCAGTATATTTTCTTCGAAGGAGCAAGAATATGAGCAGAAAGCACAGCTCTTGAAACGTCTAGCATTCGTCATTCTTTGCAGCGAAATGGATCAATATCATAAGTATATGCCAGAAATACAag AACGTTTAGCAGACAGTTTACGCCTACCTCAAGTAATTCCATCTATTCAAGCACAAGTGTTTCTCTGTTTCCGTGTACTTTTATTGAGAATGTCTCCGCAACACGCGACATCTTTATGGCCGGTCATAGTTAGCGAGCTTGTTCAAGTATTCCTTCACATTGAACAGGAATTAAGTACAGACAGCGAAGAGTTCAG TCGTCATAGCAG CTCGCATATCAAACTACTGTCAGTTCTGGATTCATCGTGGGCTGTTAATGCCAGCAATGGACTTCAAGCACACGGACATCCTCACTGGTTACAACTGCAACTAGCTGCCGCGAAACTGCTAGATCTCGCATTGCTATTGCCTGCGCATAGATTACCACAGTTTCAGAT GTATAAATGGGCGTTTGTAGGAGACGCAGCGGCAGGTTGTATggataacaataatttatccTCAGATTTTGTGCCTCATATTACAAGAATAGCGAAATTGATGGACAGTAAG tttaaGCCAGAAAGTCCACCGCCCAAGAGAAATCCAGGAGAACTTTTATTAACGTCAAATAACGTTCGTTCTTTACAAGATctgcattattttttctcaAGCCTTAGTCGTGCCACTTGCGACACATATATGCTGATAAATAACACGCAATTAGAGAGTGTAATCGAGCAagattttcttgaaaaaatgCCTGCTGTACCAACGAGATAG